Below is a genomic region from Granulicella sp. L56.
CTTCGAGGTCGATCTCCTGCGCTTCGCGGAGAGGATTACCGGCGAGATGTTCTTCGAGGAGGCCGATGCTGAGGAGGGCGGCATGGCCCTCGTTCATGTGATAAACGGTGGGTTTACAACCCAGCGCGCGGAGCAGGGCAACGCCGCCAAGGCCAAGAACGGTCTCCTGACAGAGGCGATAGTAGGTGTCGCCGCCGTAGAGATGGTCGGTGAGATGGCGGTCCCACTCGTCGTTGCCTTCAACGTCGGTGTCGAGTAGAAAGACGGGGATGATGTGGCCGGTAACGCCGACGACATCGAAGCGCCACGCGCGGACGAGGACCTGACGGCCCTGCATTGTCAGAGCGATGACCTGGTTGGCGCTGGGAAGTGTGGCCTCTGGCGACCACGGTACATCAGCTTCGGTCTGCTGGCCCTGAGGGTCGAGAATCTGGCGGAAGTAGCCGCGGCGGTGCGCCAGGGAGATGGCAACCATGGGGCGGCAGGTGTCTGCCGCGGAGCGAAGGGTATCGCCTGCCAACATGCCCAGACCACCGGAGTAGGTGGGAAGGGAGGGAGAAAGGGCAATCTCCATGGAGAAGTAGGCGATGCTGCGTGAGGAGAGGTCGGGAGAAGCGGTAGCGAGCGCGTTGGAAAGGCTCAAGTGGTATTTCCTTTTCTCATCCGAGCGGCGGCGGATGGGACCGGGTGCCAGGTTAACGCTTACTATCGGCGGAGTCGTTGAGAACACGACCTCCGGGGATGGAAGAATCGTAACCCCGAATAGCGGTTAGTTTACCAAAGAAGCAACGTGGAAAAGAGGATTCATCTTGGTACAGGGGTGGTATTGACTGTCGCTACAGCGGTTACCGATGCAACCAGGCGCTTCCAGATCTCGTCGATCCAGGCCAGGTGCTCGGGCTTCATCAGGACCGAGCGGAGACAGGTAACGTTCCCTGATTGTTCAGCTTGTGGCCAGGTCGCCGGAGGAAAGAAGCGGGTGGGGAGAGTGGCCAGTGCAAGGTGGAGATCTTGCCGGGCGGCCTCGTCGAAGATCTTCTGGGCGAGGGCGGAAGAAAGTTCAAGAGTGGGCGATTTTGCTGTCCAGAAGACGATATCGAGCGCTGGCGCAAAGGCGGGAGTGACAAAGTGAGGGCTCACGCCGAGAAAGCGGTGAAGCTCGAGGGCTGCCTGATGGCTTGCTTCGAGATTTTGCGCGAAGGTACCGCCGGGGATATAGGGGAGGAGTTGCTGGGTGGCCCAGAGGGCGACCGCCGAGGCTCCGGCGCGCGAACACTCTAACGAAATCTCGCCCAGGTGAAGGTCTTTGGAGGAGAAGTAGGTGTAGGGGGAGTCGTGCTTGTAGAAACGGCCTACGGTGGGGTCGCGGAAGAGAATGCAGCCGCAACCGTAGGGCTGGAGGCCGTGCTTGTGTGGGTCGATGACGATGGAATCGGCCTGCGCGATGGCGGCGTAGGCGGCTCGGGTTTCGGTGGAAAGATTCGCGGCGAGCGTGAAGTAGCCACCGTAGGCGGCGTCGAGGTGGATGCGGAAGTTGTGGCGCTCGCGGAGCTTCAGGATTTCGTCGAGAGGATCGATAGAGCCGATGGCAGTGGTGCCGAGGGTGACGACTACGGTGCCGATGGTTTGTGTTTCGAGGAGGGCCTCAAGGGCGTGGAGGTCGATGCAGCCAGTATTGTCGGATGGGATTTTTACGAAAGGAAGGCCGAGGACTGCCGAGATGCGACTGTGCGTGTAGTGGGCCTGATCGGAAGCGGCGATGGATTTGCCGGGGGCAAGCTGACCAGCGATCCAGAGGGCTTCGAGGTTGGCGAAGGTGCCTCCGCTGGTGAGGTGGCCGAGATGTTGCGGCCAGCCGAACATCTTTGCGATGGCGGCGACGGCTTCGATCTCCATCGCAGAGCTGGCGCGGCCACCGTCGAGGGCATGGTTGTTGGGATTGACCGCCATGGCCAGCGTATAGGCAGCGCGGGCGATGGGGTGGGGCGGCTTGAGCATCTGCCCGGCGTAGAGCGGGTGAGCGTAGGGATAGTTGTCGTGGAGCCTGGTCGCCACTTGGTTGAGGATGGCGGCGGCAGCTTCGTCGAGCGGCGGCGCGGGACTTGCCGGCAGGTGAGCGGACGAGTCATCGAGACGGCGTTGCGCTTCAGCGAGGTGCTGGAAGAAGTCGCCTAAGGGTTCGTCCGCCATTGGCTAAAACTCATGGGTGATGAAGCCGAACTTCATGACGTAGCCGAGGACCATGGCAAGGAGAAAGGCGATGGTGGTCCAAGTGATCTGGCAGCGGCGCTTCATCAGGGTTTCGCCCAGGACGATGACTATATAGAGGGCCAATGCGATCAGGAGGCCATCCAGAATAAAAGTGTGAGTATAGGTCGGAGTCGAGGCGACGACGCGCTGGATGTGGAAGGGCGGAAACAAGGAGCCAATGGCGTAGACAAGGAGGAACATGACGAACTGAAGAACAGTGGACAGTAGCTTTTTCATAGTCTCTCTCGTAGTGAGTTTAGCGCGGACGAGTTATGGCTTGGGCGATACAGTTGGGCCACCGAGGACGTGGATGGTGTGGAACCAGGTTTCAGCCAGCGCGGGCCAGTGGGTGATGGGAAGATTCGTCGGACGGAGGCCGTAGCCGTGGCCGCCCTGGGCGAAGATATGCAGTTCGGCTGGGACCTTTGCCTCCTTCAATGCCTGGAAGTAGATCAGCGAGTTTTCTTCGTGGACGGGATCGTCTTCGGCCTGGAGCAGGAAGGTGGGGGGAGTGTTCGAGGTGGGATCGATGCCGCGGGAGAGCTTGTTGAGGGCGGGCGCGTCGGAGAGGTAGCCGGGGTAGATGATGAGGGCGAAGTCGGGGCGGGCGCTGGGCTCGTTCGCAGGTTCGCCGGGACGCTTGTAGTCGGCATGGTTGCTGAGGACGGCGGCGAGATGCGCACCGGCGGAGAAGCCGAGGACGCCGATGCGGTTGGGGTCGATGTGCCACTCGGCGGCGTGGGCGCGGGTGATGCGCATGGCCTGCTGCGCGTCTTCGAGATCGGCCGTGTTCTCGGGATAATGGTTGGCGAAGGGGACGCGATACTTGACCAGAACGCAGGTTACGCCGATGGAGTTGAGCCAGGTGCAGACCTCGGTGCCTTCGAGGTCGTAGGCGAGGATGCGGTAGCCTCCGCCGGGAAAGACGAGGACTGCTGCACCGGTGTTCGCTGTGGCGGGCGGATAGACGGCGAGGCTCGGCTTGCTGATGTTGGTGAGATGCATCAGCTTCTTTCCGGCTACGAGCGCGTCGGTGGGCTTGGTGATATCGGTCTCGGGGCCGCTGATCTGCGTGGTTTCTGGCGCGCCGTTTGGCCAGAGGGGAAGGGTTACTTTTTGCGCGAAGGCGATGGGCGTGGCAGCGAGTAGAGCGAGGGTGAGGATGAGGGATGTGCGCACGGAAACATGGTACTGCCTTTGCGGGGCAGGCGACGACAAAACAGCCACGGGTGCTTCGACCTCGGCTGCGCCTTTGCTCAGGATGACAGGTTTGTGGAGGGAGAGAGGAGAGGCAGAAGCAGGTCCTCCGCTTCGCGAAGGATGACAAGGTTAATTAAATAGGTGGTAATAGGTGATACCAGGTGCGACGAGGGCGGTGTCGTACATAATGGATGGCGCGTTGCATTTGAGGAGAACGATGCTTTCAATGACTTGCTCATCTATAAACCATAGGAACCGGGCTGGCCGGTATCTCTTGCTCGCTGGAATTTTGGCTGGTGGCGCTTCCCTTTCGACTGCCTTTGCACAATTCAATCCGGGCAACCATGGCTTGCCTGCGATTTCGGTGGAGCAGACGGCACATGGCTTTGCGGCAAAGATTGGCGACGAGAGTCTGCACGTCACGGTGTGTGGCGATGACGTGATTCATGTGGTGGCTGGGCCGGGCGATCCGACAGCGAGTTCGCCGGTGCAGCCGTGGATGCTGGAGGAGAGCAAGTCGTGTCCGGGGGCAAGCTTTCATTTTGCGCAGGATGATAGAGAAGCGATCTTGACGACTGCCGCGCTGAAGGTGGAGTTTTCGCTGAAGAACGGCAACCTTGCCTATCGCGATCTACAAGGTAAATCGCTATTGCGGGAGAGCAGCAACGAACCGCGCACCTACGAAAAGGCCGAGGTGAACGGCGAGACGACTTACCACGTGACGGACCGTTTTTCTCCGGACAAGGTGGAAGGGTTGTATGGTCTGGGCCAGCACCAGAACGGAATGTTCAACTATCGCGGGGCAACGATTGAGCTGGGCCAGAACAATACCGATGTAGCGATTCCACTGCTGGTTTCGAGCAAGGGCTATGCCGTGATGTGGAATACGGCTTCGTTGACCTATGTGGACAACCGCTTCCCTACCGAGCTTTCGTTCAGGACGATGGCGGGTGACGCAGTGGATTACTACCTGATCTATGGGCCGGAGCTGGATGAGGTAATGCATCAGTACCGCAATTTGACGGGGCATACACCGCTGTTTCCGAAGTGGGCTTATGGATTTTTTCAGTCGAAGGACCGCTATGTTTCGCAGCAGGAGGTTCTGGATGTAGCGAAGCGATATCGCGCGGAGCATATTCCTATCGACGGGATTGTGCAGGACTGGTTCTGGTGGCAGAAGGAGGGCGATCCGGTCTTCAATAAGAATTTTCCCGATGTGCGCGGCGAGTTGAAGACGCTGCATGATGAACATGTTCATGCCATGCTTTCAGTGTGGGGATTGTTCGATCCGGATTCGGAGAACTTCAAGAAGATTTCAGCGAAGCACTTCGATATTTATAACGCGCATGTTTACGACGCGACCAATCCTGCGGCGCGGGACTTTTACTGGAACAACCTTGCGGGCAAGTTGTTCGACATGGGCTGGGATGCGTTCTGGCTGGACAGCGCGGAGCCGGAGGAGTCGTGGCCGCATGTGGGCGATGCGATTTTGCAGAACAAACATCTGTCGATTGGCAGCGGAGCGCGGTATACGAATATCTTTCCGCTGGTGCATAC
It encodes:
- a CDS encoding TIM-barrel domain-containing protein → MTCSSINHRNRAGRYLLLAGILAGGASLSTAFAQFNPGNHGLPAISVEQTAHGFAAKIGDESLHVTVCGDDVIHVVAGPGDPTASSPVQPWMLEESKSCPGASFHFAQDDREAILTTAALKVEFSLKNGNLAYRDLQGKSLLRESSNEPRTYEKAEVNGETTYHVTDRFSPDKVEGLYGLGQHQNGMFNYRGATIELGQNNTDVAIPLLVSSKGYAVMWNTASLTYVDNRFPTELSFRTMAGDAVDYYLIYGPELDEVMHQYRNLTGHTPLFPKWAYGFFQSKDRYVSQQEVLDVAKRYRAEHIPIDGIVQDWFWWQKEGDPVFNKNFPDVRGELKTLHDEHVHAMLSVWGLFDPDSENFKKISAKHFDIYNAHVYDATNPAARDFYWNNLAGKLFDMGWDAFWLDSAEPEESWPHVGDAILQNKHLSIGSGARYTNIFPLVHTGGVQEHWKETNDQKRVFLLTRSAFLGQQRNGATTWSGDIYSTYMNLQRQVPAGLNFALSGNPYWTTDIGGYFQPFDRPANDPEYQKLYARWFEFGAFCPVFRTHGHRDHNEMWTYDQVEPILLKYDKLRYRLMPYIYSLAWRVTNEDYTIQRPLVMDWRGDEKTWDIGDQFMFGPALMVNPVMREGATRRDVYLPASPVWYDFWTGDAVAGRGWIEAEAPLDHIPLYVRAGSIVPMGPEIEYADENPDGPIELRVYTGADGSFNLYNDEGNNYDYKKGLHSVVPIRWDETAKTLTIGAREGEYPGMPKERTFNIVWVGSEQGAGEALVSRPDKTVRYSGAEVVVKR
- a CDS encoding alpha/beta hydrolase, whose amino-acid sequence is MRTSLILTLALLAATPIAFAQKVTLPLWPNGAPETTQISGPETDITKPTDALVAGKKLMHLTNISKPSLAVYPPATANTGAAVLVFPGGGYRILAYDLEGTEVCTWLNSIGVTCVLVKYRVPFANHYPENTADLEDAQQAMRITRAHAAEWHIDPNRIGVLGFSAGAHLAAVLSNHADYKRPGEPANEPSARPDFALIIYPGYLSDAPALNKLSRGIDPTSNTPPTFLLQAEDDPVHEENSLIYFQALKEAKVPAELHIFAQGGHGYGLRPTNLPITHWPALAETWFHTIHVLGGPTVSPKP
- a CDS encoding aminotransferase class I/II-fold pyridoxal phosphate-dependent enzyme yields the protein MADEPLGDFFQHLAEAQRRLDDSSAHLPASPAPPLDEAAAAILNQVATRLHDNYPYAHPLYAGQMLKPPHPIARAAYTLAMAVNPNNHALDGGRASSAMEIEAVAAIAKMFGWPQHLGHLTSGGTFANLEALWIAGQLAPGKSIAASDQAHYTHSRISAVLGLPFVKIPSDNTGCIDLHALEALLETQTIGTVVVTLGTTAIGSIDPLDEILKLRERHNFRIHLDAAYGGYFTLAANLSTETRAAYAAIAQADSIVIDPHKHGLQPYGCGCILFRDPTVGRFYKHDSPYTYFSSKDLHLGEISLECSRAGASAVALWATQQLLPYIPGGTFAQNLEASHQAALELHRFLGVSPHFVTPAFAPALDIVFWTAKSPTLELSSALAQKIFDEAARQDLHLALATLPTRFFPPATWPQAEQSGNVTCLRSVLMKPEHLAWIDEIWKRLVASVTAVATVNTTPVPR